The genomic stretch ATCTGTGGTGCAAACTGTGTGTACATAACTAAGTCCTAGTCATCCCAGCCGTAAATGTATAATTTGCAATCTTCAAGTTTCAGTTCGGGCTTCAGAGTTTTAATGTATTGCCACATTGTCGAGGATTGGGCTAAGGTATCTACTAGGAGTGATAAATAACAGAACTAGATAGTACAAACTAAATAAATTTATATAATCTGATAGATCGCCCTTAAAAATAATGGTAGTCCTACAGAAGTGATGATTTTCTGCATAAAGGTTGGAATATCATCACACCAAAAAATAATACTCTTCTTTAGAACTACCAAAATAAGATAGTCATTGGATTCAAGAGTAAGTTTTAAGATAAATTGTTCAAAGCTCGTTGTAAAGGAAAATTATTCAGGTGAGATCACAGGAGTCATCTACTCTTGCAATGAAAGATATACTTCATCACGTACTGACGGTTGAAGACCCGAAGGGATTTCGCAATTTTCTTTTGCAGAACATGACTTACTCCTTAGGACGCAGTTTAGACAATCTAATTGTGCTGCGTTCCAATCTCGTATCTCGTCAGCACGCTACGATATTGGCAGTAAATATTCCAAACAGAAATTCATGCCTTTTTCGGATTATTGATGGCACGCTCGAAGGTACAAGGAGTACTAATGGCATTCTCATCAATGGCAAAAAGCGCTTCTCTCATATCCTGTCTCATGGGGATGAAATTCTCTTTAGTAAAGATACTAAAGCTGTATATCAAATTATTAGTTCACTTTCTCCACGATCTAAAAATAAGGTTTCTCCAAATCATGCTACCAATGAGGATAGTTTTGGAGAAAACAAGCAGAGTTTAGATTTTATCGGCACTATTAGATGCTCTAACTTACTATCTATTGCTGATAGTGACTTATCTACACATATTCGGGACACTATCAATCAGTTTGTTTCATCTCCTGAACTAAATCCTCAACCAATTATTGAGTTGAATTTAGTAGGCAAAATTTTATATCTCAATCCCGCAGCTTTATATCAATTCCCAGAAATTGATGATATGCAGCTTAATCATCCATTACTCCAAAACTTGTTAACTCAGTTAACACCTTTAGTTACTCCCGTTCGTAACTTTTTTACCCGCGAAGTAGAAATCAATAGCAAGGTATTTGAAGAAGTGATTCATTTTATGCCTTGGAATGAAGTAGTACGAGTACATATATCGGATATCACTAAGCAAAAGCAAGCTGAGGCAATTATTTCTTATCAGATGTATCATGACTCGCTTACTGGTCTACCTAATCGCAAATATCTACATCAATATTTAGTTGAGTTTGTCGAAAAGTTAGAGGATAAGAACCAAAAATTCGCAGTGTTATTCCTTGATATTGATCGATTTAAATTAATCAATGATTCTCTAGGTCATGTAATTGGGGATTTGCTATTAAAAGCAGTGGGCGATCGCTTAAAAACGCTATTGCGCCAAGGGGATTTGCTGGTGCGCTGGGGTGGTGATGAATTTGCAATCATAGCCAAGGCGATCGCCTCGCCAGACATTGTTGTGCAAAT from Pseudanabaena sp. Chao 1811 encodes the following:
- a CDS encoding EAL domain-containing protein, with the translated sequence MKDILHHVLTVEDPKGFRNFLLQNMTYSLGRSLDNLIVLRSNLVSRQHATILAVNIPNRNSCLFRIIDGTLEGTRSTNGILINGKKRFSHILSHGDEILFSKDTKAVYQIISSLSPRSKNKVSPNHATNEDSFGENKQSLDFIGTIRCSNLLSIADSDLSTHIRDTINQFVSSPELNPQPIIELNLVGKILYLNPAALYQFPEIDDMQLNHPLLQNLLTQLTPLVTPVRNFFTREVEINSKVFEEVIHFMPWNEVVRVHISDITKQKQAEAIISYQMYHDSLTGLPNRKYLHQYLVEFVEKLEDKNQKFAVLFLDIDRFKLINDSLGHVIGDLLLKAVGDRLKTLLRQGDLLVRWGGDEFAIIAKAIASPDIVVQIAETMIQSLTVPFTCSGHELHITTSIGASIYPDHNTDVEALIRNADMAMYRAKVDGRNSFQFYIPNMQEQSFQRLLMENNLRRALENEELETYYQPQVDLTTGKIVGLEVLLRWKHVALGSIPPSKFIPLAEETGLIIAIGAWVLRHTCLQAIAWKSMGLPPIQIGVNLSIMQLQQKDFLPSLQQILDETNFDPHYLELEITEGIMMDNVEEKIVLLNQFRQMGIQLSIDDFGTGYSALSYLKNLPIDTLKIDRTFIEYIDHNEQDQAIVASLINLSHSLNLVVIAEGVETQEQAELLRSLGCDRIQGHFFYKALPAEDIESLLRAQAITKPS